The Cryobacterium sp. SO1 genomic sequence TGGGCCGCCGTGTCCCTGGGGGCGTCGTCTTCCAGGAACGGCCAGGACAGGAGCCCGTGGAAGATGTCGCCGCCGGGCAGGTTCAGCGCCTGCTCGAGGTCAGCGGTGGTCTTGATCTCGATGCAGGGCCGGCCGTCGGCATCCCTGAGCAGCAGGTCTTCGACAGGTTCGGCCAACACGGAGTTGAGCGAGGCCAGAACTGCCGCCTGCAGCTGTGCCCGCGCTGCGGTGTTGTCCGAGCGGGTGAGCCGGTCGGGGGTGTGCAGGCCGAACACCGTGAGGGTCTGGGCGCCGGCCGCCACCAACTCGGGCGAGAGGATGCTCGGATCGCTCAGTGAGTGGCAGTAGATCTCACAGGACACCAGCTCGGGAATCCGGCCCGTGCTGGCCTGTCGAAAGGCGGCCTCGAGCTGGCTGAGGGTCTCGTTGATGTGAAAGGTGCCGCCGAACGCGGCCTCGGGGGGCACCGTCGCATCCAGCAGCCGGGGGAGCCGGCGAAGCAGCAGGTTCACCTTGACCTGGGCGCCCTCCGGCTTGACGGTGCCGGGCGGGCGTTCCCCCAACAGGCCGTCCAGCACCCACGGCGCCACGTTCGCCAGCACATGGCCGCCCACAACGCTCTCCTCGCGGGTGTCGTTCCGGTAGCGCACCGTGCCGTCGAGATCGATGCCGGTGACCTCGGCACCGGTGAGGATGCGCGCCCCGGCCTGTCGGGCCACCCGCTCCAGCTCTGCGGTCACCGCGCCCATGCCGCCGATGGGCACGTCCCAGTCGCCGGTACCGTTGCCGATCGAGTGGTACAGGTAGCAACGGTTCGCGTCCAGCGTGGTGTCGTGCACCGAGGTGAACGTGCCGATCAGGCCGTCCGTGGCCACCACCCCGCGCACCAGGTCGTTCGAGAAACGCCGGTTCAGCATCTCGCCCAGCGGATGCTCGATGAACTCGTCCCACAGGGCGTCGTCACCGACCAGCCGGCGAGCCTCGGTGCGGGTGGGCAACGGTTCGCACACCGTGGGAAACAGCGCACGGCCGAGGTGCCCGAGGTCCACGCCCAGTTGCTGCCATGCCGCGATGTCCGCCGCGGCGCCGATCCGCTCGAAGGACGCCCGGGTCGCCTCGGCGTCACCCGCATCCACCAACAGTCCCGTGGCCGGGTCGGCGGGATCAGGGGTGTACGACGAGTACCGGCGCCTGGCCAGTTCGATCGACAGGCCGAGTTCGTCGATGATGCGGGCGGGGAGCAGGCTCACCAGGTAGGAGTACCTGGACAGTCGGGCATCCACCCCCGCGAACGCTGCCGCGGACACCGCGGCCCCGCCCACGTGGTCGTCGCGCTCGAGCACCAGTACGCTCCGCCCGGCAGCGGCCAGATAGGCGGCGGCGGTGAGGCCGTTATGGCCACCTCCGACGATCACGATGTCGTGCGTGGTGTCCATGGGAGAGCCCTTCTCAAGCGACGATGCTGACCTGTCGACCCTATCCTCGCCCGTGCGACACGCCCGGGATGCGGAAGGGATTTGCGACCCCCTCAGAATCCCCGTAATGTCATCTCTCGTCACCCCACAGGTTCGGAAAGCCGCAGAGCTTCCGGCCTCAAGCGGGACCAAATCCAAGCAGAAAATAAAGCGATTCTTCGCCTTGTAGAGCTTGATGAAGTTTGCTTCGAATTCCATTACTGGAAGCCCGGCAGACAACAAGAACAACATCGAAGTGCCCCGGAGCGACAGCCTTTCAGGCTTGAAGTCGGGTGC encodes the following:
- a CDS encoding NAD(P)/FAD-dependent oxidoreductase, giving the protein MDTTHDIVIVGGGHNGLTAAAYLAAAGRSVLVLERDDHVGGAAVSAAAFAGVDARLSRYSYLVSLLPARIIDELGLSIELARRRYSSYTPDPADPATGLLVDAGDAEATRASFERIGAAADIAAWQQLGVDLGHLGRALFPTVCEPLPTRTEARRLVGDDALWDEFIEHPLGEMLNRRFSNDLVRGVVATDGLIGTFTSVHDTTLDANRCYLYHSIGNGTGDWDVPIGGMGAVTAELERVARQAGARILTGAEVTGIDLDGTVRYRNDTREESVVGGHVLANVAPWVLDGLLGERPPGTVKPEGAQVKVNLLLRRLPRLLDATVPPEAAFGGTFHINETLSQLEAAFRQASTGRIPELVSCEIYCHSLSDPSILSPELVAAGAQTLTVFGLHTPDRLTRSDNTAARAQLQAAVLASLNSVLAEPVEDLLLRDADGRPCIEIKTTADLEQALNLPGGDIFHGLLSWPFLEDDAPRDTAAQRWGVATGHPRILLCGAGAQRGGGVSGIGGHNAAMAVLEGD